Proteins encoded within one genomic window of Candidatus Zixiibacteriota bacterium:
- a CDS encoding MBL fold metallo-hydrolase, with protein MELKTLVVGVFQVNCYLYWDPQTLDGVIIDPGEEAETIIEQVDKAGFKPKAILLTHGHGDHIAAVGEIKEHFDLPLYLGDGDQTLMANPSENVSALVGFPIVAPEADYILTDEQDLNIGSIHFKVLATPGHTRGGVCLLDEKANLIFTGDTLFWGSIGRTDFPGGSYGQLIDSIKRKLLKLPDNIVCYPGHGPETTIGSERVNNPFINDGGLV; from the coding sequence ATGGAATTAAAAACACTCGTGGTTGGCGTCTTTCAGGTCAACTGCTATCTGTATTGGGACCCGCAGACTCTGGACGGTGTTATTATCGATCCCGGCGAGGAAGCGGAGACCATCATCGAACAGGTCGATAAGGCTGGATTCAAGCCCAAAGCAATTCTGTTGACCCACGGCCATGGCGACCACATCGCTGCCGTAGGGGAGATAAAGGAACATTTCGACCTGCCGCTATATTTAGGTGACGGCGATCAAACCCTCATGGCCAATCCTTCGGAAAACGTTTCCGCTTTGGTTGGTTTTCCGATTGTAGCTCCTGAAGCGGATTATATTCTTACCGACGAACAGGATCTCAACATTGGTTCGATCCATTTCAAGGTGCTGGCAACTCCCGGCCACACCCGGGGGGGCGTCTGTTTATTGGATGAAAAGGCCAATCTGATTTTCACCGGCGACACCCTGTTCTGGGGTTCGATAGGACGGACCGATTTCCCCGGCGGCTCCTACGGTCAATTGATCGATTCGATCAAGCGTAAGCTGTTGAAATTGCCCGACAACATCGTTTGTTATCCGGGACACGGTCCCGAAACCACCATTGGCAGTGAGCGGGTTAACAATCCGTTCATAAACGATGGCGGTCTGGTGTAG